Proteins encoded by one window of Kribbella flavida DSM 17836:
- a CDS encoding maltokinase N-terminal cap-like domain-containing protein: protein MTSHLGQVQSFCANQRWFGEKGHDVDVEAMATSVWLSDEGVWPAVRIGFVYCSGPPGAENAIRVYQLPLSYHTAPVDNLGHALVGDWEEPDLGDTHVWVYDALHDKEATPYWLDALTHGRTLTGLEFHPVHAPERTLVVPDDAQSLVLTVEQSNTSLVFGDTALLKVFRRLEPGSNPGVEIESALTEAGSELVPEVLGWARGSWPRAGGGTDSGDLAMMTAFAKNSTDGWSYATTSVRDLYAEADLHAEEVGGDFAGESHRLGAATAEVHSELAKALGTDVWEPAQMVEHAAAMQRRLDKAAAAIPELRPYAEGLGRAFAALAAYGQPVPVQRIHGDFHLGQVLRTIEGWKLIDFEGEPAKSLVERRALDTPIKDIAGMLRSFDYAARSLLADHQGDQQIAYRAAEWANRNRRAFCDGYAEVAGTDPRDQGVLLSAFLADKVIYETMYEARNRPSWLPIPLAAAAQLSTTE from the coding sequence GTGACTTCCCATCTGGGCCAGGTCCAGTCCTTCTGCGCCAACCAGCGATGGTTCGGTGAGAAAGGACATGACGTCGACGTCGAAGCGATGGCCACCTCGGTGTGGCTGTCGGACGAGGGCGTCTGGCCCGCGGTCCGGATCGGGTTCGTCTACTGCTCGGGGCCGCCCGGCGCCGAGAACGCGATCCGGGTCTACCAGCTGCCGCTCAGCTACCACACCGCGCCGGTCGACAACCTCGGCCACGCGCTGGTCGGTGACTGGGAGGAGCCGGACCTGGGTGACACCCACGTCTGGGTGTACGACGCGCTGCACGACAAGGAAGCGACGCCGTACTGGCTGGACGCGCTCACCCACGGCCGGACGCTGACCGGGCTGGAGTTCCACCCGGTGCACGCGCCGGAGCGCACGCTGGTGGTGCCGGACGACGCCCAGTCGCTGGTGCTCACCGTCGAGCAGAGCAACACGTCGCTGGTCTTCGGCGACACCGCGCTGCTGAAGGTGTTCCGCCGGCTCGAACCCGGGAGCAACCCCGGGGTCGAGATCGAGTCGGCGCTCACCGAGGCCGGCTCGGAGCTGGTGCCCGAGGTCCTGGGCTGGGCGCGGGGCTCGTGGCCGCGCGCCGGCGGTGGCACCGACTCCGGCGACCTGGCGATGATGACGGCGTTCGCGAAGAACTCGACCGACGGCTGGTCGTACGCGACCACGTCGGTCCGCGACCTCTACGCCGAGGCCGACCTGCACGCCGAGGAGGTGGGCGGGGACTTCGCCGGGGAGTCGCACCGGCTCGGTGCCGCCACCGCCGAGGTGCACTCGGAGCTGGCCAAGGCGCTCGGCACCGACGTGTGGGAGCCGGCCCAGATGGTCGAGCACGCGGCCGCGATGCAGCGCCGGCTGGACAAGGCCGCCGCGGCGATCCCGGAGCTGCGCCCGTACGCCGAGGGTCTCGGCCGGGCGTTCGCCGCGCTGGCGGCGTACGGGCAGCCGGTGCCGGTGCAGCGGATCCACGGTGACTTCCACCTGGGTCAGGTGCTGCGCACGATCGAGGGCTGGAAGCTGATCGACTTCGAGGGTGAGCCGGCCAAGTCGCTGGTCGAGCGGCGGGCGCTGGACACCCCGATCAAGGACATCGCCGGGATGCTGCGCTCGTTCGACTACGCGGCCCGGTCGTTGCTGGCCGACCACCAGGGCGACCAGCAGATCGCGTATCGCGCGGCGGAGTGGGCCAACCGCAACCGCCGGGCCTTCTGCGACGGCTACGCCGAGGTGGCCGGCACCGACCCGCGCGACCAGGGCGTGCTGCTCAGCGCGTTCCTGGCCGACAAGGTGATCTACGAGACCATGTACGAGGCCCGCAACCGGCCGAGCTGGCTCCCGATCCCGCTGGCCGCGGCGGCCCAGCTCAGCACCACGGAATAG
- the treS gene encoding maltose alpha-D-glucosyltransferase, translating into MEVSVTDMLPEQHHGLTKSDPLWFKRAVFYEVLVRSFKDSNADGIGDLQGLTEKLDYLEWLGVDCLWLPPFYPSPLRDGGYDISDYTNVMPEVGTIADFAAFMEAAHTRGIRIIVDFVMNHTSDQHPWFQASRNDPEGPYGDFYVWSDHDEAYSDARIIFVDSETSNWTWDPVRQQYFWHRFYSNQPDLNFENPAVGDAMIEALKFWLDLGVDGFRLDAVPYLFEEEGTNCENLPRTHEFLKRVRKEVDANYSDRVLLCEANQWPADVVEYFGDRESGGDECQMAFHFPVMPRIFMGVRRESRFPISEILAQTPQIPDTCQWGIFLRNHDELTLEMVTDEERDYMWGEYAQDPRMKANIGIRRRLAPLLDNDVNRMELFTAMLLSLPGSPILYYGDEIGMGDNIWLGDRDGVRTPMQWSPDRNASFSTATPGKLGLPVIMDPVYGYQAVNVEAEMENASSLLHWTRRMIQTRKQHPCFGMGTFTDLGGSNPSVLSYVREFGDDVVLCVNNLSRFPQPIELDLRQWQGVEPVELLGGVHFPTIGELPYLLTLGAHGFYWFRLPVNKSADREESSS; encoded by the coding sequence ATGGAGGTGAGCGTGACCGACATGCTGCCGGAGCAGCACCACGGACTGACGAAGAGTGACCCGCTGTGGTTCAAGCGGGCCGTCTTCTACGAGGTCCTCGTGCGGTCATTCAAGGACTCGAACGCCGACGGAATCGGCGACCTGCAAGGCTTGACCGAGAAACTCGACTATCTCGAGTGGCTCGGCGTGGACTGTCTCTGGTTACCGCCGTTCTACCCCTCACCGCTGCGTGACGGCGGTTACGACATCTCCGACTACACCAACGTGATGCCCGAGGTCGGCACGATCGCCGACTTCGCCGCGTTCATGGAGGCCGCGCACACCCGCGGCATCCGGATCATCGTCGACTTCGTGATGAACCACACCTCGGACCAGCACCCCTGGTTCCAGGCGTCGCGCAACGACCCCGAGGGGCCGTACGGCGACTTCTACGTCTGGTCCGACCACGACGAGGCCTACTCGGACGCGCGGATCATCTTCGTCGACTCCGAGACCTCGAACTGGACCTGGGACCCGGTCCGCCAGCAGTACTTCTGGCACCGGTTCTACTCCAACCAGCCCGACCTGAACTTCGAGAACCCGGCCGTCGGCGACGCGATGATCGAGGCGCTGAAGTTCTGGCTCGACCTCGGCGTGGACGGCTTCCGGCTGGACGCGGTGCCGTACCTGTTCGAGGAGGAGGGCACCAACTGCGAGAACCTGCCCAGGACGCACGAGTTCCTGAAGCGGGTCCGCAAGGAGGTCGACGCGAACTACAGCGACCGCGTTCTGCTGTGTGAGGCGAACCAGTGGCCGGCCGACGTGGTCGAGTACTTCGGCGACCGCGAGTCCGGCGGCGACGAGTGCCAGATGGCCTTCCACTTCCCGGTGATGCCGCGGATCTTCATGGGCGTGCGGCGCGAGTCGCGGTTCCCGATCTCGGAGATCCTGGCCCAGACCCCGCAGATCCCCGACACCTGCCAGTGGGGCATCTTCCTGCGCAACCACGACGAGCTGACGCTCGAGATGGTGACCGACGAAGAGCGCGACTACATGTGGGGCGAGTACGCCCAGGACCCGCGGATGAAGGCAAACATCGGCATCCGCCGCCGGCTCGCGCCGTTGCTCGACAACGACGTGAACCGGATGGAGCTGTTCACCGCGATGCTGCTGTCGCTGCCCGGCTCGCCGATCCTGTACTACGGCGACGAGATCGGCATGGGCGACAACATCTGGCTCGGTGACCGCGACGGCGTCCGGACCCCGATGCAGTGGTCGCCGGACCGCAACGCGTCGTTCTCGACCGCGACGCCGGGCAAACTCGGCCTGCCGGTCATCATGGACCCGGTCTACGGCTACCAGGCGGTGAACGTCGAGGCCGAGATGGAGAACGCCTCGTCGCTGCTGCACTGGACCCGGCGGATGATCCAGACCCGCAAGCAGCACCCGTGTTTCGGGATGGGTACCTTCACTGACCTAGGCGGGTCCAACCCGAGCGTGCTGTCGTACGTCCGCGAGTTCGGTGACGACGTGGTGCTCTGCGTCAACAACCTGTCGCGGTTCCCGCAGCCGATCGAGCTGGACCTGCGGCAGTGGCAGGGCGTCGAGCCGGTGGAGCTGCTCGGCGGGGTGCACTTCCCGACCATCGGGGAGCTGCCCTACCTGCTGACGCTGGGCGCGCACGGCTTCTACTGGTTCCGGCTGCCGGTGAACAAGTCGGCCGATCGTGAGGAGAGCTCTTCGTGA
- a CDS encoding OmpA family protein, translated as MPGSARRPGRLWLLALVVVPLVLAALLVAVKGEGLRSATADDGGAETAQPSPSATASSRSTAAPTPTGLPSTPPASEPAVAPFAVVRTDGGLSVTAVVQSQAARDTITSEAQALLEAGETFADHLSVDPSVGPLNPAALVGVLRTVATATTGTTVSFDGTSVTLTGAVADQATKATAARAAAKAAPGAVVANQLRVPSAEKPPLSEACQTFESRLAQLTSQHKIIFLSGTAIVNEKSRGSVVRVAALLRTCGTARVELAGHTDNLGDPSTSLPLSQRRADAVKATLVRLGVPAGRIISRGYGEFEPVASNRTSAGRIANRRVEIRVP; from the coding sequence AGGGACTGCGCTCGGCCACTGCGGACGACGGCGGCGCCGAGACGGCCCAACCGTCTCCGAGCGCCACGGCGTCCTCGAGATCCACCGCGGCGCCGACACCCACGGGCCTGCCGAGTACGCCGCCGGCGTCCGAGCCGGCCGTCGCGCCGTTCGCCGTCGTCCGGACCGATGGCGGGCTCTCGGTGACCGCGGTGGTGCAGAGCCAGGCCGCCCGCGACACGATCACCAGCGAGGCGCAGGCCCTGCTGGAGGCCGGCGAGACCTTCGCCGACCACCTGTCGGTCGACCCGTCCGTCGGCCCGTTGAACCCCGCCGCCCTGGTCGGCGTGCTGCGGACGGTGGCGACGGCGACGACCGGGACCACGGTCAGCTTCGACGGGACGTCGGTGACGCTGACCGGGGCGGTCGCCGACCAGGCGACGAAGGCGACGGCGGCGCGCGCGGCCGCGAAGGCGGCGCCGGGCGCGGTGGTCGCGAACCAGCTGCGGGTGCCGTCAGCGGAGAAGCCGCCGCTGAGCGAGGCGTGCCAGACCTTCGAGAGCCGGCTGGCGCAGCTGACCAGTCAGCACAAGATCATCTTCCTGTCCGGCACGGCGATCGTGAACGAGAAGTCGCGCGGCTCGGTCGTCCGGGTGGCCGCGTTGCTGCGCACCTGCGGCACCGCCCGGGTGGAGCTGGCCGGTCACACCGACAATCTCGGCGACCCCAGTACCAGCCTGCCGCTGTCCCAGCGACGCGCGGACGCCGTCAAGGCGACGCTGGTCCGCCTCGGCGTGCCGGCCGGGCGGATCATCAGCCGCGGCTACGGCGAGTTCGAGCCGGTGGCGTCCAACCGAACCTCCGCCGGGCGGATCGCGAACCGCCGGGTCGAGATCCGAGTGCCGTAG
- the glgB gene encoding 1,4-alpha-glucan branching protein GlgB: MGSSERGGEVRTPLSEAMTEPVNRPADEPNRQVGQAVGDARRPVPVDRAVLERLVAGTYHDPHQVLGPHLGEGSVTLRVLRPFASTVTALFDGRRVELEHEFEGIWVGVLEVDKVPDYRLEVTYTDGPAVELDDPYRYLPSLGEMDLHLIGEGRHEQLWTVLGAHVRRYEGPGGVVTGTSFAVWAPNAQGIRLTADFNFWDGRAHPLRTMGSSGVWELFVPGVGPGTRYKFDICGRDGVWRQKADPMANFAETPPANASVVHESTYEWKDEAWLERRAAAQAHAEPMSVYEVHLGSWRKGRSYRELADELVAYVNEMGFTHVELMPVMEHPFGGSWGYQVTSYFAPTSRFGDPDDFRFLVDRLHQAGIGVLVDWVPAHFPKDAWALARFDGTPLYEHPDPRRGEQPDWGTLVFDFGRPQVRNFLVANALYWAEEFHIDGLRVDAVASMLYLDYSRQEGQWVPNQYGGRENLEAVSFLQEMNATLYKRVPGVITVAEESTSWPGVTRPTHLGGLGFGFKWNMGWMNDSLRYLEHEPIYRQYHHSELTFSMMYAYSENFVLPLSHDEVVHGKGSLLRKMPGDRWQQLANLRAYLAMMWAHPGKQLLFMGSEFGQESEWSEKGELDWWLLNHTDHQGLHRLVKDLNSVYKDTRALWGSDHLPERFSWIDANDAANNTFSFVRYGEQGEPTLACVVNFSAVPHHGYRLGLPYEGHWHEVVNTDADVYGGSGVGNLGGVTADGPGWHGMATSADISVPPLGAVWFRHDG, translated from the coding sequence ATGGGATCGAGCGAGCGTGGTGGTGAGGTGCGGACGCCCTTGTCGGAGGCGATGACCGAGCCGGTGAACAGGCCGGCCGACGAGCCGAACCGCCAAGTGGGACAGGCCGTGGGCGATGCGCGACGGCCGGTTCCGGTCGACCGGGCGGTGCTCGAACGGCTGGTGGCCGGGACCTATCACGATCCGCACCAGGTGCTCGGTCCGCACCTGGGCGAGGGTTCGGTGACACTGCGGGTGCTGCGGCCGTTCGCGAGCACGGTGACCGCGCTGTTCGACGGCCGGCGGGTCGAGCTGGAGCACGAGTTCGAGGGCATCTGGGTCGGCGTGCTCGAGGTCGACAAGGTGCCCGACTACCGGCTCGAGGTGACCTACACCGACGGGCCCGCGGTCGAGCTCGACGACCCGTACCGCTACCTGCCCTCGCTCGGTGAGATGGACCTGCACCTGATCGGCGAGGGCCGGCACGAGCAGCTGTGGACCGTGCTCGGTGCGCACGTGCGGCGCTACGAGGGGCCGGGCGGCGTCGTCACCGGGACGTCGTTCGCGGTCTGGGCGCCGAACGCGCAGGGCATCCGGCTGACCGCCGACTTCAACTTCTGGGACGGTCGCGCGCACCCGCTGCGCACGATGGGGTCGAGCGGCGTCTGGGAGCTGTTCGTGCCCGGCGTCGGGCCGGGCACCCGGTACAAGTTCGACATCTGCGGCCGGGACGGTGTCTGGCGGCAGAAGGCCGACCCGATGGCCAACTTCGCCGAGACCCCGCCGGCGAACGCGTCGGTCGTGCACGAGTCGACGTACGAGTGGAAGGACGAGGCCTGGCTGGAGCGGCGGGCCGCGGCGCAGGCGCACGCCGAGCCGATGAGCGTCTACGAGGTGCATCTCGGCTCGTGGCGCAAGGGCCGCTCGTACCGCGAACTGGCCGACGAGCTCGTTGCCTACGTCAACGAGATGGGCTTCACCCACGTCGAGCTCATGCCGGTGATGGAGCACCCGTTCGGCGGCTCCTGGGGCTACCAGGTCACCTCGTACTTCGCCCCGACCTCGCGGTTCGGCGATCCCGACGACTTCCGCTTCCTGGTCGACCGGCTGCACCAGGCCGGCATCGGCGTGCTGGTCGACTGGGTGCCGGCGCACTTCCCGAAGGACGCCTGGGCGCTGGCCCGGTTCGACGGCACCCCGCTGTACGAGCACCCCGACCCGCGGCGCGGCGAGCAGCCCGACTGGGGCACGCTGGTCTTCGACTTCGGCCGGCCGCAGGTGCGCAACTTCCTGGTCGCGAACGCGCTGTACTGGGCCGAGGAGTTCCACATCGACGGCCTGCGGGTCGACGCGGTGGCCTCGATGCTCTACCTGGACTACTCGCGCCAGGAAGGTCAGTGGGTGCCGAACCAGTACGGCGGCCGGGAGAACCTCGAGGCGGTGTCGTTCCTGCAGGAGATGAACGCCACCCTCTACAAGCGGGTGCCGGGCGTGATCACGGTCGCCGAGGAGTCCACCTCGTGGCCGGGTGTCACCCGGCCGACCCACCTGGGCGGGCTCGGCTTCGGCTTCAAGTGGAACATGGGCTGGATGAACGACTCGCTGCGCTACCTGGAGCACGAGCCGATCTACCGGCAGTACCACCACAGCGAGCTGACGTTCTCGATGATGTACGCCTACTCCGAGAACTTCGTGCTGCCGCTGTCGCACGACGAGGTGGTGCACGGCAAGGGCTCGCTGCTGCGCAAGATGCCGGGCGACCGGTGGCAGCAGCTGGCGAACCTGCGCGCGTACCTGGCGATGATGTGGGCACACCCGGGCAAGCAGCTGCTGTTCATGGGCAGCGAGTTCGGCCAGGAGTCGGAGTGGTCCGAGAAGGGCGAGCTCGACTGGTGGCTGCTGAACCACACCGACCACCAGGGCCTGCACCGGCTGGTGAAGGACCTCAACAGCGTCTACAAGGACACCAGGGCCCTGTGGGGCAGCGACCACCTGCCGGAGCGGTTCTCCTGGATCGACGCCAACGACGCCGCCAACAACACCTTCTCCTTCGTCCGCTACGGCGAGCAGGGTGAGCCGACGCTCGCCTGCGTGGTGAACTTCTCCGCCGTCCCGCACCACGGGTACCGGCTCGGCCTGCCGTACGAGGGCCACTGGCACGAGGTCGTCAACACCGACGCCGACGTGTACGGCGGGTCCGGCGTCGGCAACCTGGGCGGCGTGACCGCGGACGGCCCGGGCTGGCACGGGATGGCGACCAGCGCGGACATCTCGGTGCCGCCGCTCGGCGCGGTCTGGTTCCGCCACGACGGCTGA